Genomic window (Dehalococcoidia bacterium):
TTAGATTCAAAATCCGCCTCTCGGGGCGGTCTTCGTCTTTTTGACCCACCAACCTGAGCACCGGACTCGAAGTTTTCAAAAACAGCGGTTTGAAACGAGTCCGGTAGTCTCCTTGACCGCCTGGCAATAGCCAAACGCGAAAGGAGGCCGCAGCATGAAGCCCAGAAAGACTCAGCGGTGGGAGGAAATGGACAAGTCGACCGTGCCCCTGGAGACGCTCTTCGCCAATTACGCCCTGTACAACCGGAGCGAGGGCAAGTCCCCGTCTACCATCAGCTGGTATAATGACAAGCTCAACGACCTGCTGCGATGGTTGCGGGAAAAGGAATACCCGACGGACCTCGGCGGCTTCAGCGTCGAGCGAGTAAGGCAATTCGTTCTCTATCAGCAGGAAAGGGAGAACAAGTACGAACGCAACACCTTTGTTCCCACGCAAGCTGAGAAGCTCTCCGGACACACGATCCGGGGGTATGTCCGAACCCTAAAGGCGTTTTCGTCCTGGTTGTGGAATGAGGGCTACACCGACACCAACATTCTGGGACGCTACCGGCTGCCGAAGGCCCGGCAGACGGAGCCGGAGTGGCTGACCCAGGACGAGATCGAGCGTCTGCTGAAGGGATTTGATCGCAACAGCACCCTGGGCGCTCGTGATTACGCCATCGTCCTGACGTTTCTGGACACAGGCCTGCGCTGCAGTGAGTTGTGTAATCTAGTTTTACCCGACGCCGATCTGCAGATGGGCCAGCTCAAGGTCCTCGGAAAGGGAAATCGAGAGCGGCTAGTTCCAGTTGGTGCGCGAGCGACGCGTGCCCTCCGGCGATACCGCGACCACTTCCGCCCGCCCGTCGACGACGAACGCTTCTTCCTTACCGTCGACGGCAGGCCGCTCACGGTCCGAGCGATCCAACTGATGATCCGCAGGGCGAAGGCCCGCGCAGACATACCGCGCTTACACGTCCACCTTCTGCGGCATACGTTCGCCGTCCACTACCTGATGGCTGGAGGAGACGTCTTCTCGCTACAACGGATTCTCGGTCACTCCACACTCGAAGTGACCCGAATCTACGTCAATCTGGTTGCCAGCCAGGTGAAGGAGAAGCATCGTCTCTTCAGTCCAATGGACAACATGGCTCTTCCAACGGAGCGGGTAGGGAGTAAACCGGTCGCGCCCGGCACCAGACTATGGCGGTTGCCTGGGAGTTCTAACGGACGACGAAACGGCCGCGGAAGGGTGCTTGTGGGGCGCTGATAGCGAGCCAGGAGAGCTTTTCACCTTGCCCATCGTTACCATCACCTCTGCAGCTCTAAACCCTACATACGGAGCCGGATTGTTCTTCTTCGGGATTTCGGTCTGATCTGGGCGGCCGGACCTCGAAGCAACGTGAAGGTAAACATCGAGCCCTTCCCCTCGCCGGCGCTCTCGGGCAGATGTGCCCGCCAAGCGCCTCGGTTAGTCGCTCGCTTTCCTCGAAGGCACTATAATCGCAGCCATGGAAGTACCAACGACGTTGCCCTACTACCCTTGGCGTCTGCCAGGTGATCCACCAGTGCATTCTCCGATTCGTCTGAGACACAAGGATGTCCTCATAACTGCACCCTCAGATCCTGGAGCTCTAACGTCGCTGGATATGATTGTTCATGCTGACATATCCTACCTCTCTTGCCGAATTCTGATGTTGTCAAGCCGCGTAGTTCATCCAGCGGCTCTCTACATGGCCGGACAGACTATTGAGAAGTACTTGAAGGCGATTCTGCTAGCAACCGGAAGGGACGCACCGAGGCATCACAGATTGGTGAAGCTGGCCAACTGCGTAGGCGCGCCCTTCGACGATGAGGAATTTCTCGAGCTTTGCCGCCATCTTGAAGCATTCAACGTTGCCGGTCGTTATCCAGATCATCCCCTCTATGCTTGGCGCTACTCCCTCAACCTGCTGGCGTTCCTCGACGCATTCGTCCTCAAATGCCGTCAAATTGGTCACATGCCCCCAGACCCATCCAATATGATTGCTCAGTTGGGGCAACAAGACTGCGGTGACAATCCAGTTATGGCGGCTGCCGTTATTGCGCTTCAGGACCAGAATCGGCATCTGCTCGAATTGACTCAGCAATAGCCGCAAGGGTTCGACTCCTCCCCGCAGTCCTCTGCCTTCAGTATGTTCGCTGTCCGACGCCGCAGGTGTGCAT
Coding sequences:
- a CDS encoding tyrosine-type recombinase/integrase, which encodes MKPRKTQRWEEMDKSTVPLETLFANYALYNRSEGKSPSTISWYNDKLNDLLRWLREKEYPTDLGGFSVERVRQFVLYQQERENKYERNTFVPTQAEKLSGHTIRGYVRTLKAFSSWLWNEGYTDTNILGRYRLPKARQTEPEWLTQDEIERLLKGFDRNSTLGARDYAIVLTFLDTGLRCSELCNLVLPDADLQMGQLKVLGKGNRERLVPVGARATRALRRYRDHFRPPVDDERFFLTVDGRPLTVRAIQLMIRRAKARADIPRLHVHLLRHTFAVHYLMAGGDVFSLQRILGHSTLEVTRIYVNLVASQVKEKHRLFSPMDNMALPTERVGSKPVAPGTRLWRLPGSSNGRRNGRGRVLVGR
- a CDS encoding HEPN domain-containing protein, producing MLSSRVVHPAALYMAGQTIEKYLKAILLATGRDAPRHHRLVKLANCVGAPFDDEEFLELCRHLEAFNVAGRYPDHPLYAWRYSLNLLAFLDAFVLKCRQIGHMPPDPSNMIAQLGQQDCGDNPVMAAAVIALQDQNRHLLELTQQ